From Varibaculum massiliense, a single genomic window includes:
- a CDS encoding C40 family peptidase translates to MTQKLQARHRAPSRPSTPVSQFAQSFFSSENGKRLSALAGSGVALTVVAAAAVPASADATAAKRAATSVNAAELAKGTVEKLTVNAAVSSEVDKVAQAATSAQVNTPAPAAQPAQGSSSQSSSFVGRDLGPADGTVVGIAMQYQDVPYVWGGSTPSGFDCSGFVGYVYRQVGKSLPRTANAIAAAGTKLPLSQAQPGDILWHNNHVAIYIGGGKLIHAPKPGERVKVAPIYSSAFQVIRF, encoded by the coding sequence GTGACTCAGAAACTGCAGGCGCGTCACCGCGCTCCGAGCCGTCCCTCCACTCCGGTTTCCCAGTTTGCCCAGTCGTTCTTTTCCTCCGAAAACGGCAAGCGCCTATCTGCGCTGGCCGGCTCGGGAGTTGCGCTAACGGTAGTAGCGGCCGCAGCCGTTCCCGCTAGCGCCGATGCCACTGCTGCTAAGCGGGCTGCGACCTCGGTTAATGCGGCTGAACTGGCTAAAGGCACCGTTGAAAAACTGACTGTTAATGCGGCTGTTTCCTCTGAGGTGGACAAAGTTGCTCAGGCTGCCACCTCTGCTCAGGTAAACACCCCCGCTCCGGCAGCACAGCCCGCACAAGGTTCTTCCTCGCAATCTTCCTCCTTCGTAGGGCGCGATTTGGGGCCTGCCGACGGCACTGTGGTGGGAATCGCGATGCAGTATCAGGACGTTCCTTACGTATGGGGCGGTTCGACTCCTAGTGGTTTTGACTGTTCTGGCTTTGTCGGTTACGTTTATCGTCAAGTCGGAAAGTCGCTACCTCGTACTGCCAATGCTATTGCTGCTGCTGGCACTAAGCTGCCGCTCAGCCAGGCTCAGCCCGGAGACATTCTGTGGCATAACAATCACGTAGCGATTTATATCGGTGGCGGAAAGCTGATTCACGCCCCCAAACCTGGTGAGCGTGTAAAAGTAGCCCCGATTTACTCCTCGGCTTTCCAGGTCATCCGTTTTTAG
- a CDS encoding PDDEXK family nuclease, which translates to MFPELISTQAFSRRVLADSLANSSLIQVGRGHVIRPLKSADKWQRIRYVKLGQIASHAARCHTPPVFIGVTAALLHGLSLKSLRGDTPLHTSTRHFEKKLLPAWVDVDTSQGRPIRTKIPPTPLIFHKISLPKDSTKFIGHQVRITDLPTTTLQCAAWLPAGSAQAVADSAARKLIPEWGQLDRRGREAFADRIPKLRAQMYSLARKYRKRLGAPQARRILANMDPRFESYAESLFHAAAQLAQVKRLIPQFQVKISTAQSYFLDAALPKIRKAFEIDGMQKYRSNDPQKAYEAIQGEKQRQSRLQKLGWHIYRFTYEDVADTLGFAKFLRERLGTSWNGVALPPLYRLKKPAFNM; encoded by the coding sequence ATGTTTCCTGAATTAATTAGTACCCAGGCGTTTTCGCGGAGAGTCCTTGCAGACTCCCTAGCGAACAGCTCCCTAATTCAGGTCGGGCGCGGACACGTGATCAGGCCTTTGAAATCAGCAGACAAATGGCAACGAATCCGCTATGTAAAGTTAGGACAAATCGCCTCCCACGCGGCGCGGTGCCATACTCCCCCGGTGTTTATCGGAGTTACTGCCGCCCTGCTGCATGGCCTGTCCCTAAAATCGCTGCGAGGCGATACTCCTTTACACACCTCGACTAGGCATTTTGAAAAGAAACTGCTGCCAGCTTGGGTTGATGTCGACACCTCCCAAGGGCGCCCTATCCGCACGAAAATACCCCCGACTCCCCTGATTTTCCATAAAATCAGCCTCCCAAAAGATTCCACTAAATTTATCGGTCACCAAGTGCGCATCACCGACCTTCCTACGACCACGTTGCAATGTGCCGCCTGGCTCCCAGCCGGAAGCGCCCAAGCAGTAGCCGATTCCGCAGCTAGAAAGCTTATTCCGGAGTGGGGTCAGCTTGATCGGCGTGGCCGAGAGGCTTTCGCAGACCGGATTCCAAAACTGCGCGCGCAGATGTATAGCCTGGCCAGAAAGTACCGGAAGCGGCTCGGCGCTCCTCAAGCTCGGCGAATCCTCGCAAACATGGATCCCCGATTCGAAAGTTACGCGGAATCTTTATTTCATGCCGCCGCACAGTTAGCGCAGGTAAAACGACTAATTCCACAGTTCCAAGTTAAGATTTCCACCGCTCAAAGCTACTTTCTGGATGCTGCACTCCCGAAGATTCGTAAAGCTTTTGAAATCGACGGGATGCAGAAATATCGAAGCAATGATCCTCAGAAAGCTTACGAGGCTATCCAGGGTGAAAAACAGCGTCAAAGTCGGCTACAAAAACTCGGATGGCATATTTACCGATTCACCTACGAGGACGTGGCAGACACTCTAGGCTTCGCTAAATTCCTGCGGGAACGGCTCGGCACCAGTTGGAACGGTGTGGCACTTCCACCCCTATACCGCTTGAAAAAGCCTGCTTTTAATATGTAA
- a CDS encoding SpaA isopeptide-forming pilin-related protein, producing MASKTLSRRLVASLSVLGLLLSSLLVIVPMTAPAAEQPNANDPTSTSTNTSTNNNSAKPAANATKPSPSASKNPATGNQAAPFNFEDPSAGVPPALRSPIPMRGGVPTDPRFTFNGTEITGLTDAGKTDLKNNHELTIPDGTTKIAAGVFSGLKLTKVTLPASVTEVGDRAFYDNAITELTAPGLQTIGEGAFQKNQLTTFASDTVISIGEGAFSDNQLTKVNITDARPDDPQNPPQRLTTISANAFRDNKLTEVTLPKYVTEIGASAFANNQLKTINLPENLQTVGQEAFSGNQIEKVKIPATITTFGKEVFSNNKRWVVLEKADGQPSLPAAVKSEKYDSGFGQVAAEDAVSITINYIDADTNKPLRSPQVLQSEFTEPDGVYFAGEKNTIKAPQLAGYAVTPASQDITPQSGAENAVTFTYKKTDFSPKISGEIVKHIPQGGDGSKAALLAGVTAEDIDGNDITASLTVSPEKIDTSVPEATYDVYYTATDSQGRTKTVKGKVAVGPDWPEKTICAGWQVKDFTYNGGTITGFSSTGNQKHNGGKTADPWCWSTVGDKGQPITAIGDRAFNGKGLTRLPDSWGSITSIGNQAFASNKFTEVPKSWDKVTTIGDSAFAGPSGYRGGELKALPKSWGNVTTLGESAFSNNKITALEAPWGKITNLPKNVFSNNQIASVPDSWGDITNIDESAFYKNQITSLPDSWGKVASLGRSAFSDNKLTALKAPWGKITTLPDSVFENNLLTSLPASWGKITSIGNSAFSQNYYNRSESMALPDSWGEVTSIGNQAFANNPNTALPASWGKVSRLGTKAFYSNKITAVPNSWGNITALPESVFEQNEITSLPDDWGLVATLGKSVFASNKLVALPDSWGKITTIPREAFFKNELASLPAWGPITSIGQAAFHRNRLTVLPDSWDNVTTIEPCAFAGKKVYDDGTYPQFSENNSCYSNPGSGDTNFNQIQSLPSSWGKVKTIGFHAFMGNTLTGLPDSWGEVSTLGEECFKDNKITALTAPWDTFTQIPRGVFLNNEITTLPSSWGNLKDIGSYAFTNNRLPALPASWGEVEYIRYGAFANNALTSLPDSWGNVKSLGLRVPGKDRPARNEPAAGVFGRNLKLYEWDNPINKDKDKNRITSLPESLENIVELGQNTFYGMPIEDPVFTVPDTPLDKPDSDLKHPYNRLERIRALFTQTWWGGGRGSYAGFNGPVYLRPESGKNPDNITGYGGDRGIIILTDSQVRVRYLDQQTGQPVAPEMNRPINSREGDSNQNYVLVPPMVKGYSLPPTQTIKLDGNDKDIVFRYQKAPAELSGSYARLNLTGKINQPGWPESNELEEQFGNNMRTDITYGGDAGTSIVKNGTIRITYDPTRVEVADWDNTSSQYFRSVKVVAPGVLEVKLRPNYDSSIRTSIPIYWRIKKRITASDAVFPVKAELLDTASDGKQYVLTPHPASKPGPVNLKGYYPLPTFKKDTVGCELAVCRDYDDDPEGDVSTSGNNAVTFTFEVEKMLRNVRGYTITDQLPLYTKTDGTQARAQFVASENPGWKLGDDQVTLTYTNTQKRLTTEYSGLGSLKLHFPGAKKQKRIDNHADFTLTPEEQGPKEPLITGAANTYFSFYKPMETAPPGVPLTKVAAGPHFRDGVAVIYDSKQDRNTEFDWNVLTRNTSDTPVTLNLRDFDLDDRLQYTAITPDPVFVGGKLEIISPTGEPDTYQVLYSVGITGTDRIDLPENLTSYQNVQLRWSSVKAMQPGQSTITKIHTKLRDPNQNLCNGLKCQADLRNKVQGGERIKEAHVKVKPEGKVLKARKVNTFAKATIAGKTGTYTVGAELETDYGDPLTAFELVDVLPKGLEVNRVTLTQKFAELPGARYEILSNFNGTGRVAVRFQADQVTDPNQVYSVGQLETTITNGVIDGDIINEAFVRAQGNVRYLNEVKNPIAGTGTWSKAENTTRVAVGDETYITKRIRERKPNAPWITEIRTVGGANFDYQLRLGYGTRPEQNPVVYDLLPVAGTPARKGSTMINQYDPSGRISFQMADGTAATGWNTFYTCDTGIATKYDLDRANWQSTPCSAVTGLKFTNTNPQQPRSEVRITVPMIAGPKGATPLSQEHLGKQAINDFWSVSSSHEGKLESNPVINTLVPPAVNIELTKYGYKAEPLQSAQKKLLAGAKFGLYDKEGALKATAISGSNGKVRFTNVNAAPGWTVREIEAPTGYAVSDRAFMLSATDFSATNFDSATGTYQIKAPDVTNMGKWYPVEPIRGTAEFKKVDKNGQPLAGIEFTITPLPVQQNDGTMFVPNSAPRTVRSNDDGDVKFYGIPAGKWRLTENPGDRHLQPIAPIDFTITTCSTGCTQFRGLNLTFGFGDLGLVFNDKGSVSLSKLGVRGMADKNKSFGQWKRGDGVIKPGATFALYKGNTASATNLVTQVTTGGPDANAILKDLVINQVYTLKEITAPAGYVKNDAPLQFQIDEAGKLKDAAGHLLFEQSELLVPNEEQKQQSSLVVTKVDPNVTGDARNLAGAEFGLFKQADDGSWPAEPIKKATTVDTGQAEFTELDGGIYRVKELKAPIGYYVDPQAQYDFIVDDYKAQQFTWTANNNPSRLRVFKFEPLVKSIDEAAADKVVSGTPGAVKVPGQVAGTFNVVIPLSGAKFTLYEEDESTEVATNLVTGSDGLVNLPATVKLDPNKIYKLKEIQAPSGYILKSNPISVKVSDYALLEGFTGLITMEVPNTKDTGRITVSKLSKETGKPLAGAEFTLTAPDGTKKTLVTNEVGLATFTGLTFGVKYKIQETKAPAGYMTTDEGTEVTLTGDNPLITFKRYNQLSETEVELNKVSDAGTAIEGVVFELSQEGASGAAQTLTTDKNGKVKFKVIPGQNYTLKETQTSRGYALLPQPVNFTVDGSGNVTIISGKGNVNTVSGGNGSLTVTNYPEGKLPLSGYAGALEVLLLGCLALGIAIVVTLFERKRSE from the coding sequence GTGGCAAGTAAGACGCTTAGTAGAAGGCTGGTTGCTTCGCTATCTGTTTTGGGGTTGTTGTTATCGTCTTTGCTGGTGATTGTGCCGATGACGGCGCCCGCAGCAGAGCAGCCAAATGCCAATGACCCCACTTCCACCAGTACTAATACCTCCACTAATAACAACTCCGCAAAGCCTGCTGCCAACGCCACTAAACCTAGCCCGTCCGCATCCAAAAACCCTGCAACCGGCAACCAAGCAGCCCCCTTTAACTTCGAAGATCCCAGCGCGGGCGTTCCTCCGGCACTTCGTAGCCCGATTCCGATGCGGGGAGGGGTGCCGACTGACCCTCGTTTCACTTTCAACGGAACGGAAATCACCGGCCTGACCGATGCCGGTAAAACGGATCTTAAAAATAATCACGAACTGACCATCCCCGATGGCACCACCAAGATCGCGGCGGGCGTATTTTCGGGGCTGAAACTCACTAAGGTCACGCTTCCGGCTTCGGTGACGGAAGTAGGCGACCGCGCCTTTTACGATAATGCGATTACGGAACTTACGGCTCCGGGGTTGCAAACTATTGGCGAGGGCGCGTTCCAGAAGAACCAGCTAACTACTTTCGCTTCGGATACGGTAATCAGCATTGGCGAGGGCGCGTTCAGCGATAACCAGTTAACCAAGGTGAATATCACCGACGCCCGCCCGGATGATCCGCAGAACCCGCCCCAGCGGTTAACCACTATTTCGGCGAATGCTTTCCGTGACAATAAACTAACTGAGGTCACCCTGCCGAAGTATGTGACCGAGATCGGCGCTAGTGCTTTTGCCAATAACCAGCTGAAAACGATCAATTTGCCGGAGAACCTGCAGACAGTAGGCCAGGAGGCCTTTAGCGGCAACCAAATTGAAAAGGTGAAGATTCCCGCTACTATCACCACCTTTGGCAAGGAAGTTTTTTCGAATAATAAGCGCTGGGTGGTGCTAGAAAAAGCTGACGGGCAGCCCTCGCTCCCGGCCGCAGTAAAGTCCGAAAAGTACGATTCCGGCTTTGGTCAGGTAGCTGCCGAGGATGCAGTCTCGATCACCATTAACTACATCGATGCTGATACTAATAAGCCCCTGCGCAGCCCGCAGGTGCTACAAAGTGAGTTCACCGAACCGGACGGAGTCTATTTCGCGGGCGAAAAAAACACTATTAAGGCGCCGCAACTGGCTGGCTACGCGGTGACTCCGGCTTCTCAAGATATTACCCCGCAGTCCGGAGCGGAAAATGCGGTTACTTTTACCTATAAGAAAACTGATTTCTCGCCCAAGATCAGCGGGGAAATCGTCAAGCATATTCCCCAAGGTGGAGACGGTTCCAAAGCAGCTTTGCTGGCAGGGGTGACCGCAGAGGATATTGACGGCAACGATATTACTGCCTCTCTGACTGTCTCTCCAGAAAAAATTGACACCAGTGTGCCAGAGGCTACCTACGATGTCTACTACACGGCTACTGATTCTCAAGGGCGCACTAAGACGGTTAAAGGCAAGGTGGCAGTAGGTCCGGATTGGCCAGAAAAAACCATTTGTGCTGGTTGGCAGGTAAAAGATTTCACTTACAACGGGGGAACCATCACTGGGTTCAGCTCTACCGGTAATCAGAAACACAATGGTGGGAAGACCGCTGATCCCTGGTGCTGGTCGACAGTAGGAGACAAAGGGCAACCTATTACCGCCATTGGTGACCGAGCCTTTAATGGTAAAGGTCTTACCCGGCTCCCGGATTCTTGGGGTTCCATAACCAGTATCGGGAACCAGGCGTTTGCATCTAACAAATTCACCGAGGTGCCTAAATCTTGGGACAAAGTTACTACCATTGGCGATTCCGCCTTTGCTGGACCTTCAGGCTATCGGGGAGGAGAGCTTAAGGCTCTGCCTAAATCTTGGGGAAATGTAACTACCCTGGGGGAAAGTGCTTTTTCGAATAATAAGATTACTGCGCTGGAAGCTCCGTGGGGGAAGATAACCAACCTTCCAAAAAATGTTTTTTCCAATAACCAGATAGCTTCAGTGCCGGATTCTTGGGGCGATATTACTAATATCGACGAATCTGCGTTTTATAAAAATCAGATTACTTCCTTACCCGATTCCTGGGGCAAAGTAGCTTCTCTAGGCAGAAGTGCGTTCTCTGACAATAAGCTCACTGCTTTGAAGGCTCCGTGGGGCAAGATCACTACCCTGCCAGACAGCGTTTTTGAAAATAACCTCTTAACATCACTCCCCGCTAGCTGGGGGAAAATTACCTCCATCGGTAATAGCGCTTTTTCCCAAAATTATTACAATAGATCTGAATCGATGGCACTCCCGGATTCGTGGGGGGAAGTTACCTCCATTGGGAATCAAGCGTTTGCAAATAACCCGAACACTGCCCTTCCCGCGTCTTGGGGAAAGGTATCAAGGCTAGGTACTAAAGCTTTTTATAGCAACAAGATTACGGCCGTACCCAACTCTTGGGGCAATATCACCGCCCTACCTGAGAGCGTATTTGAACAAAACGAAATAACCTCGCTACCGGATGACTGGGGATTGGTTGCCACTCTCGGCAAGAGTGTATTTGCCAGTAATAAGCTAGTTGCTCTGCCGGATTCTTGGGGCAAGATCACCACTATCCCGAGAGAGGCTTTTTTCAAGAACGAACTTGCGTCGTTGCCTGCTTGGGGCCCAATCACTAGCATCGGACAAGCCGCTTTCCACCGAAATAGGCTGACTGTACTCCCGGACTCTTGGGACAATGTCACCACTATTGAGCCGTGTGCCTTCGCTGGGAAAAAGGTCTATGACGACGGTACTTATCCGCAGTTTTCGGAGAATAACAGTTGCTATTCCAATCCCGGTTCAGGCGATACCAACTTTAACCAGATTCAGTCCCTGCCTTCTTCTTGGGGCAAGGTAAAAACTATTGGATTCCACGCTTTTATGGGCAATACCCTCACCGGTCTGCCGGACTCCTGGGGAGAGGTTTCGACCCTCGGTGAAGAGTGCTTCAAAGATAATAAAATTACTGCTCTGACCGCTCCCTGGGATACTTTTACTCAGATTCCCCGCGGCGTGTTCTTGAATAACGAAATAACAACTTTACCGTCGTCCTGGGGAAACCTAAAGGACATCGGTAGCTATGCCTTCACGAACAACCGCCTCCCGGCATTACCAGCCTCCTGGGGCGAAGTGGAATACATCAGATATGGCGCATTTGCCAATAACGCATTAACTTCTCTTCCAGATTCTTGGGGGAATGTAAAGAGCCTGGGGTTGCGGGTACCGGGTAAGGATCGTCCTGCGCGCAACGAGCCGGCTGCGGGGGTATTTGGGCGAAATCTCAAACTCTACGAATGGGACAATCCGATAAACAAGGACAAAGATAAAAATAGGATTACCTCTCTTCCAGAGTCTTTAGAAAATATCGTTGAACTAGGGCAGAACACTTTCTATGGGATGCCGATTGAAGATCCCGTGTTTACGGTTCCGGACACTCCCTTAGATAAACCAGATAGTGACTTAAAGCATCCATATAACCGCTTGGAGCGCATTAGGGCTCTGTTCACCCAGACCTGGTGGGGGGGAGGCAGAGGCTCCTACGCCGGCTTCAACGGTCCAGTTTATTTGCGGCCAGAGTCAGGGAAGAACCCCGACAATATCACCGGTTACGGTGGTGATCGAGGCATCATTATCCTCACCGATTCCCAGGTGCGGGTACGCTACCTTGATCAGCAAACCGGTCAGCCGGTAGCTCCGGAAATGAACCGTCCAATTAACAGCCGAGAGGGCGATAGTAACCAAAATTATGTGCTAGTTCCTCCCATGGTGAAGGGATATTCGCTGCCTCCTACCCAGACCATAAAGCTAGATGGTAATGACAAGGACATAGTTTTCCGTTACCAGAAGGCTCCTGCCGAGTTGTCGGGCTCTTACGCCCGTCTGAATTTGACCGGAAAAATAAACCAGCCAGGCTGGCCCGAGTCCAACGAGCTAGAAGAGCAGTTCGGCAATAATATGCGTACTGACATCACCTACGGTGGGGATGCTGGCACCTCGATAGTTAAGAATGGGACCATCCGGATAACTTATGATCCCACCCGGGTAGAAGTTGCGGATTGGGATAATACTTCCAGCCAATACTTCCGATCAGTAAAGGTAGTTGCCCCAGGAGTCCTAGAAGTTAAGCTGAGGCCGAATTACGATAGCTCCATACGAACAAGTATTCCTATCTACTGGCGTATAAAGAAGCGGATTACCGCCTCGGATGCAGTGTTCCCGGTTAAGGCCGAATTGCTTGATACCGCCTCGGATGGGAAGCAGTATGTGTTGACCCCGCACCCGGCTTCTAAACCGGGACCGGTGAACCTTAAAGGTTACTATCCGCTGCCTACCTTCAAGAAAGATACAGTCGGATGCGAACTTGCTGTATGCAGGGACTACGATGACGATCCGGAAGGGGACGTCAGCACCTCTGGCAATAACGCGGTCACCTTTACTTTTGAAGTAGAGAAAATGCTGCGGAACGTGCGGGGTTACACCATCACTGACCAGTTGCCGCTATATACGAAGACAGATGGTACCCAAGCGCGTGCCCAGTTCGTAGCTTCTGAAAACCCGGGGTGGAAGCTAGGTGACGATCAGGTCACCCTCACTTACACTAATACCCAAAAACGTCTGACCACGGAATACTCAGGTCTAGGGAGCTTGAAGTTGCATTTCCCGGGGGCAAAGAAACAAAAACGGATTGATAACCACGCCGATTTTACCCTCACCCCCGAAGAACAAGGTCCGAAGGAACCGCTAATTACTGGGGCGGCAAATACTTACTTTAGCTTCTATAAACCGATGGAGACCGCACCCCCCGGCGTGCCCTTAACGAAGGTTGCTGCCGGTCCGCACTTCCGTGATGGAGTCGCGGTAATCTACGACAGCAAGCAGGATCGTAATACAGAATTCGATTGGAATGTACTTACCAGGAACACATCGGATACTCCTGTCACCCTAAATCTTAGGGACTTCGACCTTGATGACCGTTTACAATACACCGCTATTACTCCCGACCCAGTGTTTGTAGGGGGCAAACTGGAGATTATTAGTCCCACTGGTGAACCGGATACCTATCAAGTTCTTTATTCGGTTGGTATTACGGGAACTGACCGTATCGACCTGCCGGAGAATCTTACCTCCTACCAGAACGTCCAGTTGCGGTGGAGCAGCGTTAAGGCAATGCAGCCGGGACAAAGCACTATTACCAAGATTCACACCAAGCTCCGTGACCCGAATCAGAACCTCTGTAACGGACTGAAGTGCCAAGCTGACCTCAGAAATAAGGTACAGGGCGGAGAACGTATCAAAGAGGCTCATGTCAAGGTGAAGCCCGAGGGCAAAGTTCTTAAAGCTCGTAAAGTGAACACTTTTGCCAAGGCAACTATAGCCGGTAAAACCGGTACCTATACCGTGGGTGCCGAGCTGGAAACCGATTATGGTGATCCCTTGACTGCTTTCGAGCTGGTAGATGTGCTACCCAAGGGCTTGGAAGTTAACCGGGTGACGCTAACTCAAAAGTTTGCGGAGCTGCCCGGAGCGCGTTATGAGATCCTTTCCAACTTCAATGGCACCGGACGCGTAGCGGTTCGTTTCCAAGCCGACCAAGTCACGGATCCGAACCAGGTATACAGTGTGGGACAACTAGAGACCACTATTACCAATGGTGTTATCGACGGTGACATTATTAACGAAGCGTTTGTACGGGCGCAGGGAAATGTCCGTTACCTAAATGAAGTGAAGAACCCGATTGCGGGTACGGGAACGTGGTCGAAAGCGGAAAATACCACCCGAGTCGCGGTTGGGGATGAAACCTACATAACTAAGCGGATTCGGGAGCGCAAGCCCAATGCCCCCTGGATTACCGAGATTAGAACTGTCGGGGGAGCGAACTTCGATTATCAGCTGCGCTTAGGCTACGGGACGCGCCCGGAGCAAAATCCGGTGGTCTATGACTTACTGCCGGTGGCAGGTACTCCTGCCCGCAAAGGTTCCACCATGATTAACCAGTATGATCCCAGCGGGCGAATCAGCTTCCAAATGGCTGATGGAACGGCTGCTACTGGTTGGAATACCTTCTATACCTGCGATACTGGTATCGCGACGAAATATGACCTGGATCGTGCCAACTGGCAGAGCACTCCTTGCTCGGCGGTAACGGGGTTGAAATTCACTAATACCAACCCGCAGCAGCCGCGCAGCGAAGTGCGGATCACGGTACCGATGATTGCCGGCCCCAAGGGCGCGACTCCGCTTTCCCAAGAACATTTGGGTAAGCAGGCGATAAATGATTTCTGGAGCGTGTCTAGTTCTCACGAAGGGAAACTGGAATCCAACCCGGTGATTAACACTTTGGTGCCGCCGGCGGTAAATATTGAGCTGACAAAGTACGGATACAAAGCCGAGCCCTTACAGTCAGCGCAGAAGAAACTGCTCGCAGGAGCCAAGTTTGGCCTCTATGATAAAGAGGGCGCGCTCAAAGCCACCGCTATCTCTGGCTCTAACGGCAAAGTCAGGTTTACGAATGTGAATGCCGCCCCGGGTTGGACGGTGCGAGAAATCGAGGCTCCGACCGGGTATGCAGTAAGCGATAGAGCATTTATGCTGTCCGCCACCGACTTTAGTGCGACTAATTTTGATTCTGCTACCGGCACCTACCAGATTAAAGCGCCTGATGTTACCAACATGGGCAAATGGTATCCAGTCGAGCCGATTCGTGGTACCGCCGAGTTTAAAAAGGTGGATAAGAACGGTCAACCCTTAGCGGGAATCGAGTTCACGATTACTCCGCTACCGGTGCAACAGAACGATGGCACCATGTTTGTGCCGAACTCAGCTCCGAGGACGGTGCGCTCTAACGATGACGGTGACGTAAAGTTCTATGGCATTCCTGCCGGTAAATGGCGCTTAACCGAGAATCCGGGTGATCGTCACCTGCAGCCGATTGCTCCGATTGACTTTACGATTACGACTTGTTCCACGGGATGTACTCAATTCCGTGGGTTGAATCTGACGTTCGGCTTCGGGGATCTTGGTCTGGTTTTTAACGATAAAGGCTCGGTGTCCTTGTCGAAGCTAGGCGTGCGCGGCATGGCTGATAAGAATAAGTCCTTTGGCCAGTGGAAGCGCGGTGACGGGGTGATTAAACCCGGCGCGACCTTCGCCCTCTATAAAGGCAATACTGCTTCGGCTACCAACCTGGTTACGCAGGTAACCACCGGGGGACCAGACGCTAATGCCATCTTGAAGGATCTGGTGATTAACCAGGTCTATACTCTGAAAGAAATCACGGCTCCTGCCGGATATGTCAAGAACGATGCCCCGCTGCAGTTCCAGATTGATGAGGCCGGCAAGCTTAAGGATGCTGCCGGGCATCTGTTGTTCGAGCAAAGCGAGCTACTGGTGCCCAATGAGGAACAAAAGCAACAGTCTTCGCTGGTAGTCACCAAGGTTGACCCCAATGTTACCGGCGATGCCCGCAACCTTGCTGGCGCCGAGTTCGGCCTATTCAAGCAGGCCGACGATGGTTCTTGGCCCGCCGAGCCGATTAAGAAGGCAACTACAGTCGATACCGGGCAAGCAGAGTTCACCGAACTGGATGGCGGTATTTACCGGGTGAAAGAGCTGAAAGCTCCCATCGGGTACTATGTTGACCCCCAGGCGCAATACGATTTCATAGTTGATGATTATAAGGCGCAGCAGTTTACTTGGACGGCCAATAATAATCCTTCTCGCCTGCGGGTTTTCAAGTTCGAACCCCTGGTGAAGTCGATTGATGAAGCGGCAGCGGACAAGGTGGTGTCGGGCACTCCCGGCGCGGTTAAAGTGCCAGGCCAGGTGGCAGGCACCTTCAATGTGGTGATTCCGCTTTCCGGTGCCAAGTTCACCTTGTATGAAGAGGACGAGTCGACGGAAGTGGCTACCAACCTGGTTACTGGTAGTGACGGTTTGGTTAACCTGCCGGCAACCGTGAAGCTGGATCCGAACAAGATCTATAAGCTGAAGGAAATTCAAGCTCCCAGCGGTTATATCCTGAAATCTAACCCAATTTCGGTGAAAGTATCCGACTATGCCCTGCTAGAAGGGTTTACCGGACTGATCACTATGGAGGTGCCTAACACTAAGGACACCGGCAGGATCACGGTTTCGAAACTATCGAAAGAAACCGGTAAGCCGCTGGCGGGTGCGGAATTCACCCTAACGGCGCCTGATGGAACCAAGAAGACGCTGGTTACTAACGAGGTCGGCCTCGCCACCTTTACCGGCCTTACTTTCGGCGTGAAGTATAAGATTCAGGAAACTAAGGCTCCGGCGGGTTATATGACCACTGATGAAGGAACAGAAGTTACCCTGACCGGCGACAATCCGCTAATAACTTTCAAGCGCTATAACCAACTATCCGAGACCGAGGTGGAGCTTAATAAAGTCTCCGATGCCGGTACCGCAATAGAGGGCGTGGTCTTCGAGCTTTCTCAGGAGGGCGCGAGCGGAGCTGCTCAGACTTTGACTACTGATAAGAACGGGAAAGTTAAGTTCAAGGTGATACCTGGACAAAACTACACCTTAAAGGAAACCCAAACCAGCAGGGGTTACGCCCTATTGCCGCAGCCGGTGAACTTCACGGTAGACGGTAGCGGGAACGTGACCATTATCAGTGGAAAAGGAAATGTAAATACCGTTAGTGGCGGGAATGGATCCCTGACTGTCACTAACTACCCGGAAGGGAAACTTCCCTTGTCGGGATACGCCGGTGCTTTAGAAGTGTTACTTCTAGGGTGCCTGGCATTAGGGATTGCTATTGTAGTCACTCTATTTGAAAGGAAGAGAAGTGAGTAA